The genomic interval TTGTTCGGCTCCAGCGTCCATGCAACAAATTCCCTGATATTCACACGCTCTGTTATCGTTCCTGGGAAATCGAACTCCTCAAACTTCACGCGGGGAGAACAGGCTGCGATAACGATGGTGTTCACACCTTCCTTCTCCATGTCCTCCGTAATCATTCCCACGCCATCGGGACTGCAGAGGATATCATGGGTCTTGCAGAGAGGGATCTTCATGTCCTTTATCGCAACATTCGAGAGCTTATCTATATTGACGGCTTCACCAATACCGCAGCCCTTGCAGATATATACGCCATACTTTTTGTCCATCCCTACCTCCTCCTCAAGCTCTGGATGCTCTTCATAACAACACCCGTTGCATCCTGTGCTGACCGTGCAACATCAACAGGGCTCTTCAGTGTTCCCACCGCATAGACCCCCTTCTTTGCCGATGTGTCCACAAACCCTTCCGGTGTATAGGAGAGATCCTTTATCGTCTTCGCTTCCCTTGTGCTCGGGGCCATTCCTGTTGCAAGGACTACCATGTCAAAGGTCGCCTTGATCTTGCCTTCGCCGAAGATGTCTTCGGCCTCGACAATGACGTCCTTTGTTACGGGGTCTTCGGTGATGCCTGCAACCTTCCCCTTCGTGAAGGTGACATTCGGATCGTCCTTCACCTTCCAGTAGAATCTCTGCTCATAGAGACCGGGGGTTCTGATGTCGATATAGAATATCCGGGCCTTTGAATCGGGATACTGCTCCCTCACATAGAGGGTCTGCTTTAGCGAGGCCAGGCAGCAGATATAGGAACAGTAGGGGAGGTGATTCTCATCCCGTGATCCTGCACACTGGACAAAGGCTATGTTCTTAACCTCTTTTCCGTCAGAAGGCCGGAGGATCTTCCCCTTTGTGGGACCGTTCGGCGCTGCGAGCCTCTCCATCATCATATTGGTTATCACGTTCTGGACCTTGCCGAATCCGAGGATATCCATCTTCGTCGCGTCATAGGGGTTCCAGCCCATGGCCATGACGATAGCACCGACCTTCAGGTTCACCGTCTCCGGCTTCATGGCAAGGTCGATAGCGTCGTATTTACAGGCATCGAAACATGCCTTTTTGCAGTCACCGGCGCATGCCGTATCATCGATCACATAGCGAAAGGGGAAGGC from Thermodesulfovibrionales bacterium carries:
- a CDS encoding CoB--CoM heterodisulfide reductase iron-sulfur subunit A family protein — encoded protein: MAENKTVLVVGGGFSGLTAAVESAEAGCDVVIVEKNPYLGGRVAQLNKYFWKLCPPNCGLEIQFKRIKNSSQVKVYTLAEVVDVKGEEGNFDVTLKIHPRYVNERCVGCDACAQACPSFRENAFNFGMDKTKAAYLPFDQAFPFRYVIDDTACAGDCKKACFDACKYDAIDLAMKPETVNLKVGAIVMAMGWNPYDATKMDILGFGKVQNVITNMMMERLAAPNGPTKGKILRPSDGKEVKNIAFVQCAGSRDENHLPYCSYICCLASLKQTLYVREQYPDSKARIFYIDIRTPGLYEQRFYWKVKDDPNVTFTKGKVAGITEDPVTKDVIVEAEDIFGEGKIKATFDMVVLATGMAPSTREAKTIKDLSYTPEGFVDTSAKKGVYAVGTLKSPVDVARSAQDATGVVMKSIQSLRRR